The following coding sequences lie in one Azospirillum humicireducens genomic window:
- a CDS encoding CDP-alcohol phosphatidyltransferase family protein: MSVPNIITFLRILAVPAAMYMILTGRMEWAFALFVAAGLSDALDGAIARMFRARTVLGGYLDPLADKALIVGVYVALAWVGTIPLWLAMMVIFRDIMIIGGVILLFTLKETLAMQPLYISKVNTVVQIALAAAVLAPPALGLPEIHLYGWEVVDVLVYACTVTTVLSGLLYARRGALLFNRLGGVP, from the coding sequence GTGAGCGTTCCGAACATCATCACCTTTCTGCGCATCCTGGCTGTACCGGCCGCGATGTACATGATCCTGACCGGCAGGATGGAGTGGGCCTTCGCACTCTTCGTCGCTGCCGGACTGTCCGATGCGTTGGACGGCGCCATCGCCCGCATGTTCAGGGCGCGTACGGTTCTGGGCGGCTACCTCGATCCGCTGGCCGACAAGGCCCTGATCGTCGGCGTCTATGTGGCGCTGGCCTGGGTGGGTACGATCCCGCTGTGGCTGGCGATGATGGTGATCTTCCGCGACATCATGATCATCGGCGGCGTCATCCTGCTGTTCACGCTGAAGGAGACGCTGGCGATGCAGCCGCTCTACATCAGCAAGGTGAACACGGTCGTCCAGATCGCGCTGGCCGCCGCGGTGCTGGCGCCGCCGGCGTTGGGCCTGCCGGAGATTCATCTGTACGGCTGGGAAGTTGTCGATGTGCTGGTGTACGCCTGCACGGTGACGACGGTCCTGTCCGGCCTGCTCTATGCGCGGCGCGGCGCCCTGCTGTTCAACCGGCTCGGCGGTGTTCCGTGA